The Triticum urartu cultivar G1812 chromosome 6, Tu2.1, whole genome shotgun sequence genome includes the window TTACCATCATAAGATAGATTAACTGGACAAGACAGTACAATCCTTGGTACAGAGCATATGAAGTATGCTTACTTCCAACGGTTCTTGCCACCAACAAACACGTTTTCGCCTGACTCCTGCAGCTGATTGCCCACTTTCACTTCCTATATAATACAAACTTATGAAGTTTGAGATGTGAAACATGTATAGTACCATCTGCAACAACTGAGTATTGAAAGAATGAAATCCTTATGTTATGGAAAGGAGAAGCATCATTCAAGAAGAAATATTAATGCTTCAGCTAGTAAGACCCAACGCGATATCCAACAAGTGACTAGTAGAATGGCAACTTGTGCATAACAGATTTACTTAGCTTTGTTGTGAGCATTTTCCAAACTTACAACCAACAATTTTATACATGTTTTGTGCATATTCCTCTCACATAGACAAAGTGCACTAACCAGGgaatcatcatcaaagacgaacCTAACTCTAGTAGtctgcaaaaaaaaaaaaagtgAACACATCAGTCTCAGCATGAACATAGAAATAAATCATACCTAAGAAATGACCAGGATAAGTTAGTTTCTCTGATTTATCAGTAACATCGGCCCTCGCTTTTAGAGCAGCATGAATAGCAAATGCTGGCAGTGGTTCCTTTCAGAGGAATATGTTAGGACGAAAAATCAGTGTCAATCTGATGATGGTGGAGCTCAATATGTTCTCAGTGAATAACCCGATTTGAGCTGAAATGAGGCTACTTATAGATTTGAGTGTTTTTTCGAGAACTGTGATATGGATGATCCATGACTTTACACTGTTTAGTTACATATGCACTGTGGAGACAAAAAACTCGTAGAATATAGTACAATCGTACATGTTTTTCAGCTATAACTCAAACAGATAGTCTAAAAGCAGAGACCTGAAACAAGAGAAGCAGCCCCAGTAGGCCTACAGGTGCAGCGGCAAGAAGATTGTCTGCATATGCAAACACACCAGATATCCCTGTATTTCGACAAAATAGTGGTTATATATCTTCTTTTAGTTTGACATAGAATTACATTTCCAGAGAACAGAGATGTTCTATATACTTACTACCTCCAGAGCTCACCAAGTATAGCGATGGGTAACCGATAGTCTGGGTCCGGGACGACCGTTTCTCTGGTGGTCTTCTTCGCGGTCTTTCTCCCAAACTGCGAAGAAGGGGAGGACAACACAGGTTACCAGATTGATGCAAATAGAAGATTGAAAGTAGAGTACACTACGGAGGTAGTACTTCACAAAGATGTTTGTGAGCTAACCAGAGATACTATTGGTGTGCTTCGGTGTTGCTTCCGGCCCTGTCTCCTCATACCAGCAAAATGCCCCTTGCATGGTAGATTTGCAGTGCTCCATGATGGACCAGCTGAAACCACATGTCTAGCTGAAGATGtataaaaggaaaaaaaaggtCATGTCACTGGATGTGCTTTACATTGGACTGCCTTCATTCATTCAGGAAGCACATATGCAAGACATGAACTAATGTTTTTTTCTGCAGCGAAATTAACAAACATTTCTACTCGATTCCAATTTACTGCGAGTTCAGATGAGCAGCATGTGCCCAAGAAACACAGGGCCTATCCAAACCCTATCCAGCCTAACCAAGCAGAAGCCACCGCTTTGAGCTCGGAATCACTACGCGGGCAGAGGTGCTACGCTGGACGGCAAGAACTTCAGTGAGAGGGGAGTCATCGGAGGTAGGTGGGTACCTCTGGGCGGAGTGGCGAGGAAGAGGGGAGAAGATAACGAGAGAGTGGTCGCCATGGCtgctgctcctctcctctccgCCGCTCGCTCGCTTCCTCCTTTCCTCTCGTCGTCTGGGGGCGGCCCTGAATCGTCACGGATGCAAGCGCGCATGGTGCCCAGGGCCCGAGAGGCCCAGGCTAATTCGGTGGGCCGGCTCTTAGGTGGGCTacagaagaagtacgtcaggtACCGCTGTTGGGCTTCACCCAAAACGACAGTTTTTCCTCGAAAAAAAAACACCCAAAACGACAGTTTTGTGTAGACACGTGGCGTTCGCTGCTGATCATCTTGGGGAGCAAGCCTAGAGTTTTTCCGTCCCCGTTCGGTTGGCTAACCGATTTTAAAATATACTCTCTCCGTTTAGTTGACTCTAAATTTTCTGATTTCGACCCCGCAGCTTCCACGTCTCTACACAAATACTACTAGTATAACCAAGCCCTAAAAGAAAATTCACGTGGTCATATGCCTGGTTAGGGCGGCCTAACCTTTGTTTGGTGGCAAAAGGTGCATTGAATAATATACTCTTCTATGCTAGGCTTTTCATCGTCGACCCTTAGTACAATATGGAATGTGGATGCAGGTCTTGGAAAACTAGTCACACATGAATGATACATCACACCCGGAAGTGTCAAAGACGCTTCTGTTCACGAGAGGTCGACGATGACACACACAAATACATTTTGTTCGGTGAGAGAAGGGGAGTTATTGAATCTGTCCACgagaagaaataaaaataaaaatagaatGCAAAATAGACATTCCCGGTCCCGATACGTGCGGAGGAGTGCAAAATAGACATTCCCGGGGGGCTCGGAGCGGAAGGACAGGAAAAAGAGCCGGCGCTTTATTAGGGGAAGGCAACTCCAAATTGCTGGCTCCCGTCCCTCTCCGAGCATTCGCCGCTTCCCCCCCGACCCTCTCGATCCGCCCACCTTCCCCTTCCCCTTCCCCACGCGTAAGCCTCCCTGAACTCTGAAACTTCCCTGTCGAATTCGCCGCGTCCCTCCGCGCGTTTGATCTGCCAGTTGCTTCTGATCCATCCGCCGCGCCGCAGCGACTTGCAATCGCGGCTCTCTTGATTTTTTTTTTTCGAATTTACGTACGGCCATTAGGAATCCCGCGAGGTGCTCCgttctttttctgtgtttttctctGATGGATGCTGGAATTTTGGATCGGCGCCGTTTCCGCGCGATTTTCCGTTGTTGTTTTCGGTTCTGGAGGAATCTAGGAGCCAATGCTACGATGTGTTTTCTGGGCGTGCTCGTGGTCGCTGTGATTTTTTTTATCTGCTGGATTTTTGGTTGGTTCGGTGGAGCCCTAGGGTCTGATTAAACCATCTTGTTCGTGCTCTGTGCAGCTGTGGTAGCCGCGTGCTCCGGCCATGGCGTTCTTCCGGGGCCTCGCCGCGGTCTCGAGGCTGCGATCCCGTATGGTGAGTCAATCCGTCAGAACCCGCGGGTTGCATCGGGTGGGGATGCACCCTGTAAGcgtttgttaatgctgatttttttgttgttgttgccaGGGGCAGGATGCCACCACGCTTGGTGGTGTGAGATGGCTGCAGATGCAGAGCGCTTCCGATCTCGTAAGACAACAATCTTCCTGTTCTGTTCTGCGCTTGAATTTGTATGGGATACTGTGATTGGAAACTGCTGGTCGCTGTTTGATGGCTGGATTTTTTGAGAGGGGGATTTTTATTTTTTCTGAACATGACGCTGACGTGTTTCTGAAAATGCAGGATCTTAGGTCCCAGCTGCAGGAAATGATTCCGGAGCAACAGGTTTGTGGCTCACTCGTGCATTCTCTTGTAAAGTTGGAAAGTACTCGTGGTATCTGATTCCTTATCTTCTCTTTTTACCAACCCCTGTTATTTGCTCAACCAGTGTTAACCCTGTCAGTTCATGTGATTCTGTGTCACAGCATGCTTAGTTTCTGCTCCCAAATAGTGTAGAACACCATTTATTCGCAAATGCCATGGTGTAACATGCTAGCAAATAATAATTGTTGCAAACTAGTAGCATTTAATACCTTAACGCCTTTAAGGAACAAATTTACCTTGGTTCAAATATATTATGCCTGCGCTGCACTAGATTGTGTTACCTtcctacaacaacaacaacaacaaagcctttagtcccaaacaagttggggtaggctagaggtgaaacccataagatctcgcaaccaactcatggctctggcacatggatagcaagcttccacgcacccctgtccatagctagctctttggtgatactccaatcctccaggtctctcttaacggactcctcccatgtcaaattcggtctaccccgccctctcttgacattctccgcacgctttagccgtccgctatgcacaggagcttctggaggcctgcgctgaatatgcccaaaccatctcagacaatgttggacaagcttctcctcaattggtgctaccccaactctatctcgtatatcatcattccggactcgatccttcctcgtgtggccacacatccatctcaacatacgcatctccgccacacctaactgttgaacatgtcgccttttagtcggccaacactccgcgccatacaacattgcggattgaaccgccgtcctgtagaacttgccttttagcttttgtggcactctcttgtcacagagaatgccagaagcttggcgccacttcatccatccggctttgattcgatggttcacatcttcatcaatacccccatcctcctgcaacattgaccccaaataccgaaaggtgtccttcagaggtaccacctggccatcaaggctaacctcctcctcctcacacctagtagtactgaaaccgcacatcatgtactcggttttagttctactaagcctaaacccttttgattccaaggtttgtctccataacttaacttcctatttacccctgtccgactatcgtcaactagcaccacatcgtctacaccatgggatatctccttgtatatcccttgtgacctcatccatcaccaatgcaaaaagataagggctcaaagctgacccctgatgcagtcctatcttaatcgggaagtcatcgGTGTTGACCTCACTCGTTtgaacacttgtcacaacattatcatacatgtccttgatgagtgtaatgtactttgctgggactttgtgtttctccaaggcccaccacatgacattccgcggtatcttatcataggccttctccaagtcaatgaacaccatatgcaagtcctgATATGAAAATAAATTAGAAGATTAGCCAATTACGCTCTTAGTATTATTAGTTTCACAAAGTTCAGTTTTGCACTTGAGTTTAAAGAAACAGAATCAGAATATTCAGAGCATGTGTTGGAGAGGTGCTACTTGGATTCGTCCGTCTTCGCCGCTCTAACCACTTGTTTTTATGAAAGAATAATTCTGTCGGTTCAAAGTTATTTCATGTTGATTGCATTTTGTTACAGGACCGCTTGAAGAAACTAAAGTCAGAGCATGGAAAGGTCCAGCTTGGAAACATAACTGTGGACATGGTATGCATTTAGTAACATTTTTCTTTAAAAACTCTGTTTCTATGCCCGGCCTAATTCTGAACAATGCTTCGTCTTTCTCCAGGTCCTTGGTGGGATGAGAGGGATGACTGGAATGCTCTGGGAAACATCTTTACTTGACCCGGAGGAGGTGTCCTTTTATTGCTCTCCTTTGTAGTGCCATGGGTGCTATAATAAGACAAATTAAATATTAGCTTGTATATCTAGGAATTTTCTGTGGGTTAGAAAATATATTATTTGATTATCTTGAGATCTCCAGTCAAGTTTCTGTGCCGAACCTGAGCTTAATCTATCACTGTATGCTGCAATATGTATCACTTTCCAGAATTGACTATAGCACAAACTTGATTAATTCGTCATACATCAACTTGCTTGACTACAAGAGCATAAtcctttatgatttatatttgAGCATGCCTCCCTCATTGCAGAGTTTTGATAGAATTAGTTCTTAGTTTGGTTTGAGATATTTAATTTTATGCATCACTGTATATCTCTGTTGATGCCTGTAATTTATGTGCTTTCTATTCAGGGTATTCGATTTAGAGGTCTCTCTATTCCAGAGTGCCAGAAAGTACTGCCGGCTGCAGTTAAAGATGGAGAACCTTTACCTGAGGGTCTCCTTTGGCTTCTTTTGACCGGAAAGGTTTGACTTGTTATGAAACATGTACCCCTTTTTAGTTTAGTGGTCTATGAAAATAGCTCCTTCGAAAATAGGAGGTATAATCTGTTCATTGATGTAGTAGATGACATAACGTCTTGGTTGACTTTCCTGTTATACATGGGACTTCGTCTATTTTGAGTGTGCCATGTTCTCCCTCTATTTTGTAAACTTTTAAGTGTTTAGCGTGCGCTGATTGGTCATTGCTTGTTTCAGGTGCCAACCAAGGAGCAAGTTGATGCTCTATCAAAGGAGTTGCTTAGCCGTTCGACTGTTCCAGGTCCCTTGTCACCCCTGCTCAGTATCAGTGTTGTAGAGTTCATATGTAGTCATAGATGACCAGAAAGATTAGGAAGTCATGTTGCTATCAAATAGTCAAGTTTTATTATCTGAGTACACATAAACATCATCCTGAATTTCTGGTATAGTATAGCTTAATGGGAAAAGCTGAGGGGGAACTTCCACTTTCTTTGTGAATCTGTATGTAAGCTGTTGCTAACTCTTTTGATGTTTGGTAGTAGTTTGAAAGTGTAAGCTGTTATTAACTCCACTGAAATTTAGCAGTCGAAAGTTAGTATACAAGACATTCATTTGTTCCAGATCCATTGATGTTCTGCATTGACAACTTGTGTTTTCCTTGGATAGAATAACTTGGATTTTTGTTACTCAATCTTGAAATTTTGGTTTTGAGTTTCTTGAATATATTCAATTTCACAATTTTTGTGGCAGGGACAGACACACTGTTCTGTAAAGTTGCATTGCTTATAAATATTTGCTCTGTTTCTCAATTGTGATATCCTCTCATGCGGCTTATTTGACTTGCATGCAGGTTATGTCTATAAGGCGATAGATGCTCTCCCTGTTACTGCTCATCCAATGACACAGTTTACCACAGGAGTGATGGCACTCCAAGTAAGCCCTTTGTATTTTATGTTATTGTTAATTATCACTGTTCTGAAATGAAGAACACATTGCATTGGGTGTACTGAGTTGTGAGGTGCCATTAGAAAGAAATAAGAATCAAAACTACAGAAGGTGTGCGGAATTCTTTTAGACCCCCCAAGTGAGTTAATTTGGTCTGTTCTATTTTAACACTATTTCAGGTTGAGAGTGAATTTCAAAAGGCTTACGACAAGGGAATGCCCAAAACAAAGTATGCTTGAGCTCTAATGCCTTGAAATTTGTTCATCTGCTCAATGGTGATCTTGCATGTCATTTATGGTGTTCTTTTTTTTGCATAGGTTCTGGGAGCCTACATACGAAGATTGCTTAAATTTGATTGCTCGGCTTCCACAAGTGGCTTCATATGTTTACCGGAGGTAGCTTTTCTTCTATCAGATGCACTgtattgtactccctctgtaaacaaatataagagcgtttagatcactaaagtagtgatttaaacgctcttatatttgtttacagagggagtactacactAACTGGAGCATGTTATTGCTCAATTAAGATTTTTCCTAATTAGTACACTTGGTATTATTTTTTGTGCTGCAATTGAAATAATCCTATTGCTCTGGTTTTCTGAAGGATTTTCAAGGATGGGAAAGCTATTGCAGCTGATAATACACTGGACTACGCAGCGAATTTTTCACacatgcttggttttgatgacccAAAAATGCTGGAGTTGATGCGCCTATACATAACAATTCACACGTAATTTCGTCGATCCTTGTTTATGTTTCTATATTTATCTCTGAAGGATGTACGTTGATTTTCCCTCATACTACTACCTGTTTTCTTTCAGTGATCATGAAGGCGGGAATGTCAGTGCTCATACAGGGCATCTGGTAATATTTTCTTCCTTCCATCGATCTTGAATTTTTTCTTGTTAGTGTTCCCACCATTGTCTTGAACTGCCAAAGCATGACTGCTGGCTACAGTACGGAAATATGATTTGGCTGCATCATTGTGTGTATCGTATATACACTACAGTTTGGCATGCACTGTTGCATCATACATCACTGCTGCTTGAATGTGTTTGTGATTTATCAACCATGACGTATGTCTGATAAAGTAGTTATCATGGTTCCTAGACAAACACTTGTGACCAGAGAGGGCCGCTTCACCAATTGTAGGATAACCATAGTAGTGTTGTACTAGCAACTAGGAGTATAATTGGAAGCAATGGTTTAAATTCAGTTCTTCGCAAAGTTGTGGTATTGACGGATCTGCTGATGGCACCCTTACTCCTTCTAAATGCATAGTCATGGTTAAAAGTATATGTTTATTTCTTCTGGATTATGTGTTGTTCCTCTAGAAAAAAATATGTGTATTTTGAGGCAATGAAAATTTATGATCTGTGTGTCTTGTAGAGGCATTGGAAAACAAaatacattgtcgtaatatgttAGCTTAAAGGAGATCATCTAAAGAGAAGGGTGGAATTGATCTCCCTCTTTTTGAAGTATAGTTCTAAATGTAAATAGTATAAGTTTGCCTCCAAACTTGTAGTGGATCAAGTTGTAGCCTACTTGAAGTGTAGCAGCTTTATAATCTGCTAATTTAGAGACTGTTTTTGCTGTTCCATATAGGGCTTTTCAATTCTCTGTGTTGCTGTTTATGTTCCTACTAGCTTAGTGTGCTTTGGTTGTTTTACTTGTTTCTATTTATATCCTCTACGCGCACTGAGCTGTTGTTTATCCAGAACTAACGGTATTTATTCGATCACAGGTTGGAAGTGCTCTGTCAGATCCCTACCTTTCTTTTGCAGCGGCACTAAACGGTTTGGCTGGGCCACTGCACGGCCTGGCTAATCAGGTACACTTGATTTTATGTGTAGTGGATGTTCTCTGCTATATCATGCTCAACTTGTGCTTGCTAAATGGATCTACTGGAACAAATTGTCCGTAATAAATTCATATTAACAAATTGCAAAACTCCTTGTAGCGGTGCTATTTACCCACTTCCTTTTGCATATGATGTTAAGAAGAAGAAAACACAAGTTCCTGTTATTTTAAAATGGTGTATTTACTGTTTGGATGTGCATGAACTGACAATAGTCACCATATACTGCAGGAAGTGTTGCTATGGATCAAATCTGTAATGGAAGAAACCGGGAGTAACATTACAACCGACCAGCTTAAGGAATATGTATGGAAGACACTGAAGAGTGGAAAGGTAGCTTATCTCAAAACGAGTTACATCTATTCAATGAGCAAACACTATTGTTTATGAGTTTATGGGAAGTTTGCACTGCTAAACTATTCCAGTTGAATGCTGAACAATAGATCTAGGATAGTTGCCTTCTATTGGATCCTCCTTTCTCCTGGGCTGGTTATGAAAATGATTTTTCTCTGTTGATCTTTCTTTGTTTATTTTACTTTTCTTCATTTGAACTTAAAAATAAAGGTCTAAATTACTTCCGGTTGCGTTCATAGGTTGTTCCTGGCTATGGTCATGGAGTTCTTCGTAATACAGATCCACGATACTCGTGCCAAAGGGAGTTTGCGTTGAAATATTTACCAGAGGACCCACTTTTCCAACTGGTTAGTTAAAAGCCTTGATCTAACTGCATGGTCTCTCTTCAGTTCAACAGTCTCAGTGGGATATATTATTGTTCCCTTTCAGGTCTCCAAGTTGTATGAAGTTGTACCTCCGATCCTCACCGAGTTAGGCAAGGTAATGAGTTTCCAGATTAATCACAATTACTCCTTTAATTTCAGCTTTCTAGGTATGGACACAATCTTTCTTCTATGCATTTTCAGGTGAAAAACCCATGGCCCAATGTTGATGCTCACAGTGGAGTGTTGCTCAACCACTTCGGATTAACTGAAGCACGGTATATTAATTTCTCTCGCTTAAATTATCAATTCACCAGACATATGTTTAACGTACAGTACAATAGAAAATCTAGTTCAGCATTAGTAACGGGTATGCCTTGTCTGATCTTTAGGTATTACACTGTCTTGTTCGGTGTCTCAAGGAGCATAGGAATTGGATCTCAGGTTTGCCCTCCCCTTCAATTTCCAGATGTTTCTTTGTTTGGTTATCCATCTGCTAATCTTGATCAATTATTTGTTACACAGCTCATCTGGGACCGTGCCCTTGGCCTACCGCTTGAAAGACCGAAGAGTGTCACCATGGAGTGGCTGGAAAACCACTGCAAGAAGGTTGCGGCTTGAAGCTACACCAGTTCTTCGTCTTACAACTCGAGTTGCCTTTGATGTTAATAATTCGACGACATAAATTAGGCACATTTAGCCTCATTTCCCCATCTTTTTCCTGTCCAATAACTGGAGCAAGAGGGGCTCCCAGACGGTAGAATTTTGTACCCAAGTCGAACAATCTGTCAAACCTGGCATGAAAGAGTAGGACACGATGCTTGGGCTTTGTGTCGCTCGGCAACGTTTTTGTACTTTATGTTTTTCGAGTTTTGAACCACACCAGTTAGGGAATACGGCAGAATAATCTGACATTTCTACTGAGGTGTTTGTATTTGTGAGTTATACCATGCAATTACGTTTTGTGTGCTGTGTGTATATCACATGAGGGCTCCTTTGATCCACAGGGTTTGGGAAGCGTCGGAATAGGAAATGTATAGGAATAGGATATACTGTCCACTGAAATCCTACGTCGGGTAGCAAAACAGAGGATTTTTTTCCGCTTGTTTTTCTGTGGAAATGAACTAAGAAGTTCATATATGATTGGTTTCTGAGGAATgcaatcctgcgaatcaaacaacattttaaggGAAAATTCCAGAGGGTGTTGATCTTGTAAAATTTCTATGCAAATCCTGTAAATCAAATGAGGCCTCCCAAAATGATGCTAGATGTGCTTCTCAATTTGCTATGAGCACTTATTCAAAATTCAATTGAAAAGAAAACAGAATTCAGAAAAGCTTTTATCTCTTATTTTAAGTTGGAATGTTAAATGTTTTCCATTTCCCCAGGTTATCTTTATACTTATATTTTTAGAGTACTTTATATGCACATTCATGGTATTTTGTGTGTGGCATGACTCTTGTTTTTTTTTCTTAAATAACCACATATTTTTTTATTGAACAAACATCTTACAAACAGTACACATGTGGTCATTACAAGAGATATACATAGATGTCTTGCAGTATTGCATCAAAGGCTATGCAAGAAGCAAAACTAAAATTTCACCATGACAGAATCTTGTGCCATGCCGGAATGTCATCCACAATTGTCCTTCGCTGTTACCGAGGCAACAATGAAGGAAGAAGAGAACTGATCTAGAGAAGCACCTTCACATACAATGATGTTTTTCAAGCCGATGATCCGGACCGTCGCAAGTGACGAGACCGAGGCTTTGTGGCATGTCGGCTGGGTTTTTTTCCCGTGTCCACTAGATCCCAGAGTTGTCTACTTCATCCGATGCAATCGAAGAAGAAAAACGCCACTGCTTGCCGTCATCCACGCACCCCATTGCAAAACACCAAACACAACTAAGACAGTCGACATCAACGCCACCTGGAAGAGTGCCATGTGCCGACCATCAAACACAAATCTCACCGGGTTTGAAGACCAGCAAGAAAACCGAGCCACCTGCTCCCCAACGCCACCCATTAGAGCACCACTAAGATGGGGGAAGAGCAGAAGCAGATTCGATGTGGTCCCGTCCCCACCATTGATGCAACACCTCTGAAAGCAAACTAGCTTATTCTATCTTCCTACCGGAGAGAACTACCAGGGTCCCCGCTCACTCTCGCCACCGGAGCGGCGGGCGGGGAGGACGAGGACCCATGTCGTTGTTGATGTCGAGAGAACCAGGCAAGAATCGCCTCTCGATCGCCGCTTTGAAGCAGTTCCAGGAGTAGCGAGCATGCATGACAGCATGACTCTTGTCATGTTAATGAATTTGTGATCAAAATTAGACTCAAAACAATTGTTTATTAGACTCTAATTTATAAAGCTAGGGTCAAAATGCAGTTGGGACACGCAAGATACAATTTAGAAAAAGTGTATTTCAAAAAATGTGGACTAGAAAGTGGGGATGAACTAATCTATTATCCACATGGTACGACCGGATGGGGATGGTACTTAATTTCCACATGTAGTATCATGTATATAACCCTAGACAATTCACTAAAAAAATCTACAAAACATAAAAGCTCAAAAAAAACCTAGAAGACTACCTCACCTCCACCTCCCACCTGGCAAATTGCATGATCTGCCCTAACTCCCGCACATCCTTGGCCTAGGAGAACCAATCCTTCTGCCACCGCTCGAGCTCTCCTGGCACCATCGTGGTGGCCATCACAATCACAAATCCTTAAGACACAAGAACGACCGCGTTTTAGGAGGAGATGGAGGCGTGGGAGGGTAGACGAGGACTTGCAAAGATGAGGCACCCAATAATATCTTCTGAAGCATTGCTCATATAACTTGAAAGCATGCATGGACCAATGTTGATGCAGAAATCCACAAAATAATTTGTTTTTGTTGACGTGCaagaatcaacatttgacttatATCGAAGGTCGTCGTACACTTGACAAAGTGGCAGTACGATGTTTTTAAATAGATTTAGTCGCCTCGTGGGAGGGCGACCTACATCGTATGGGAGGGTTGTCGAGAGTGGTGCCCAGCGCACGGGGCATTTAGAGTGCTACCGCTTCTGGTGTCCCACGACTCCCGACTAGTCCGAGCTTTACAAGGTCCGTGGGAATCTGAGCTCTCGGCCTTCGTTTGCCCTCCCGAATGGGCTTGGAAAAAAGAGAGTGACCCTCGACTTGAGTGTATTCAAGTGATAGTGAGTTGATTACATGCCCATGGGGGCTTTATATAGCCTAGgggtctgatgacccacaagtataagggatcaattgtagctcttttcgataagtaagagtgtcgaacccaacgaggagcagaaggaaatgacaagtagtttccggtaaggtattgtctgcaagtgctgaaattgtaagtagcgagtagtttgatagcaagataatttgtaacgagcaagtaacgataattgtaacaagtatgcagcaaggtagtccaatccttttgaggcaaaggacaggccaaaacggtctcttataataagcaaagcgttcttgagggtacacgggaatttcatctagtcactttcatcatattggtttgatttgtgttcgctactttcataatttgatatgtgggtggattgGTGCTttggtgctgttcttacttgaacaaacctcctacttatgattaaccctcccgcaagcatccgcaactacgagaaaaatATTAGGAATAAATtttaaccatagcattaaactctagGATCTAATCGGTCCCTTACGGGATAGCGCATTaactggggtttaagtttctttcactctcgcaacccatcatctatttTCTACTCCATGATGCATTCCcataggcccaaatatggtgaagtgtcatgtagtcgacgttcacatgacactactaagggaatcacaatatacataccatcaaaatatcaaacacatatcaagttcacatgattacttgcaacataaTTTCTtctgtgacctcaagaacaaaagtaa containing:
- the LOC125517597 gene encoding uncharacterized protein LOC125517597 isoform X1, yielding MRACIRDDSGPPPDDERKGGSERAAERRGAAAMATTLSLSSPLFLATPPRARHVVSAGPSWSTANLPCKGHFAGMRRQGRKQHRSTPIVSLFGRKTAKKTTRETVVPDPDYRLPIAILGISGVFAYADNLLAAAPVGLLGLLLLFQTTRVRFVFDDDSLEVKVGNQLQESGENVFVGGKNRWKYSTFVNWELWWPQFPILVYFKETQTKPEGQIHFFPVIFNGRQLYDIMVERAGSSETSGPGP
- the LOC125517597 gene encoding uncharacterized protein LOC125517597 isoform X2 — protein: MRACIRDDSGPPPDDERKGGSERAAERRGAAAMATTLSLSSPLFLATPPRARHVVSAGPSWSTANLPCKGHFAGMRRQGRKQHRSTPIVSLFGRKTAKKTTRETVVPDPDYRLPIAILGISGVFAYADNLLAAAPVGLLGLLLLFQEVKVGNQLQESGENVFVGGKNRWKYSTFVNWELWWPQFPILVYFKETQTKPEGQIHFFPVIFNGRQLYDIMVERAGSSETSGPGP
- the LOC125517597 gene encoding uncharacterized protein LOC125517597 isoform X3, with the translated sequence MRACIRDDSGPPPDDERKGGSERAAERRGAAAMATTLSLSSPLFLATPPRARHVVSAGPSWSTANLPCKGHFAGMRRQGRKQHRSTPIVSLFGRKTAKKTTRETVVPDPDYRLPIAILGELWRDIWCVCICRQSSCRCTCRPTGAASLVSGSESGQSAAGVRRKRVCWWQEPLEVLNICELGTMVAAISYPSLLQRDPNKTRRPNSFLPSDFQRPTTL
- the LOC125517598 gene encoding citrate synthase 4, mitochondrial-like; the encoded protein is MAFFRGLAAVSRLRSRMGQDATTLGGVRWLQMQSASDLDLRSQLQEMIPEQQDRLKKLKSEHGKVQLGNITVDMVLGGMRGMTGMLWETSLLDPEEGIRFRGLSIPECQKVLPAAVKDGEPLPEGLLWLLLTGKVPTKEQVDALSKELLSRSTVPGYVYKAIDALPVTAHPMTQFTTGVMALQVESEFQKAYDKGMPKTKFWEPTYEDCLNLIARLPQVASYVYRRIFKDGKAIAADNTLDYAANFSHMLGFDDPKMLELMRLYITIHTDHEGGNVSAHTGHLVGSALSDPYLSFAAALNGLAGPLHGLANQEVLLWIKSVMEETGSNITTDQLKEYVWKTLKSGKVVPGYGHGVLRNTDPRYSCQREFALKYLPEDPLFQLVSKLYEVVPPILTELGKVKNPWPNVDAHSGVLLNHFGLTEARYYTVLFGVSRSIGIGSQLIWDRALGLPLERPKSVTMEWLENHCKKVAA